In a single window of the Terriglobus roseus genome:
- a CDS encoding glycosyltransferase, producing the protein MHMRVAVLHHWFVTRGGGERVAECLAALLPSADLFTLVSSPEGLPDSLRGRTLTNSFLQKVPGAIGNHRHFMPLYPEAARSLDLRGYDLVVSSDSGPVKAATLGPDAVHLCYCHSPMRYLYDGYESYRATMGSVTRGLFSVTAPRVRRSDIAAAQRVTKFLANSAYVAERIRSAYRREADVVHPPIDLHRARLNIPGEAYLAAGRLVSYKKTGLMIEACERLGRPLRIAGSGPEEARLRRMAGPNTTFLGALPTEALWDEYSRARALLFAADEDFGMVPLEAQSCGRPVIAYGIGGSLETVRGAGEEGDSDELPPTGLFFAEQTADSLAEAILRFESQEDRFYPEAAQAHAAEFATPIFLANMRREILGVMPQAEPWAASVDDAIRTVG; encoded by the coding sequence ATGCACATGCGTGTTGCCGTTCTGCATCACTGGTTCGTCACGCGTGGCGGCGGTGAACGCGTCGCCGAGTGCCTGGCGGCGCTGCTGCCCTCTGCCGACCTGTTCACGCTGGTGAGCTCGCCGGAAGGCCTGCCGGACTCGCTGCGTGGGCGCACACTAACCAATTCCTTTCTCCAAAAGGTCCCGGGCGCCATTGGGAATCACCGGCACTTTATGCCGTTGTATCCGGAGGCGGCCAGGTCGCTGGATCTGCGCGGCTACGACCTTGTCGTCTCGTCCGATTCCGGCCCGGTAAAGGCTGCCACGCTGGGCCCGGACGCGGTACATCTCTGCTACTGCCACTCGCCCATGCGGTACCTCTACGACGGCTATGAGAGCTACCGGGCGACGATGGGATCGGTGACGCGGGGTCTGTTCTCGGTGACGGCGCCGCGCGTTCGCAGATCTGACATCGCAGCCGCGCAGCGTGTGACGAAGTTCCTTGCGAACTCGGCATATGTCGCCGAACGGATACGGTCCGCGTATCGACGCGAGGCTGATGTCGTGCATCCGCCGATCGACCTGCATCGTGCACGGCTGAACATACCTGGTGAGGCGTACCTTGCGGCGGGGCGGCTGGTTTCCTACAAGAAGACAGGGCTGATGATCGAAGCCTGCGAGCGTCTGGGGCGGCCCTTGCGCATTGCGGGCAGCGGCCCCGAGGAGGCCCGCCTGCGCCGCATGGCTGGCCCAAACACTACCTTCCTGGGCGCGCTGCCCACCGAAGCCCTGTGGGACGAATACAGCCGTGCGCGAGCACTTCTATTTGCTGCTGACGAAGACTTTGGCATGGTGCCGCTGGAGGCACAGAGCTGTGGAAGACCCGTGATCGCATACGGTATCGGAGGTTCGCTGGAGACCGTTCGCGGCGCAGGCGAAGAGGGCGATTCGGATGAGCTGCCCCCGACGGGTCTCTTCTTCGCGGAACAGACTGCGGATTCGCTCGCAGAAGCAATTCTGCGCTTTGAGTCCCAGGAGGATCGCTTTTATCCGGAGGCTGCACAGGCACATGCGGCCGAATTTGCGACGCCGATCTTCCTCGCGAACATGCGACGGGAGATCCTGGGCGTGATGCCCCAGGCCGAGCCATGGGCGGCGTCCGTTGATGACGCTATCAGGACCGTGGGATAG
- a CDS encoding sugar transferase: protein MHSDEHIAGSVPALASYPASEYTGRVTAERRVVNSPTYRFSYAILKRCFDVGLVMLFSPLWIPLCLSIALCVVLTSPGPVFFSHRRIGHAGKFFSMWKFRTMCVNSAEVLEQHLAQHPEDREEWASSHKLKDDPRVTPLGRFLRRSSLDELPQLWNVLTGRMTLVGPRPIVAAEAEKYGDDFSYYLAVKPGITGLWQASGRSTLSYDDRVSLDRRYVEDWSLAMDVSILFRTITKVANSHGAY, encoded by the coding sequence ATGCATTCTGACGAACACATTGCTGGTTCGGTGCCAGCGCTGGCGAGTTACCCGGCGTCCGAATATACCGGAAGGGTTACTGCGGAGCGCCGCGTGGTCAATTCACCAACATATCGCTTTTCCTATGCCATTTTGAAGCGCTGCTTCGATGTCGGGCTGGTGATGCTCTTTAGTCCTCTTTGGATCCCGCTTTGCCTTTCCATCGCGCTGTGCGTTGTTCTCACGTCGCCCGGTCCAGTCTTCTTTTCACACCGACGCATCGGCCACGCTGGAAAATTTTTCTCCATGTGGAAGTTCCGGACCATGTGCGTGAACTCAGCGGAAGTGTTGGAGCAGCATCTGGCGCAACATCCCGAAGACCGCGAGGAGTGGGCCAGCAGTCACAAGTTGAAGGACGATCCCCGCGTGACGCCGCTCGGTCGTTTCCTGCGCCGCTCGTCGCTGGATGAGTTACCGCAGCTCTGGAACGTGTTGACCGGTCGCATGACGCTTGTTGGGCCCCGTCCTATCGTCGCCGCCGAAGCTGAGAAGTATGGTGATGATTTCTCGTACTACCTCGCCGTCAAGCCCGGCATCACCGGGCTTTGGCAGGCATCGGGTCGCTCGACACTCTCCTACGATGACCGTGTCTCGCTGGACCGTCGGTACGTCGAGGATTGGTCTCTGGCGATGGATGTCAGCATTCTGTTTCGGACGATCACCAAGGTTGCGAACTCCCACGGCGCGTACTAG
- a CDS encoding glycosyltransferase family 9 protein, which produces MKRALIVKLGAIGDVIMTVAAVGQLHAQGYAIDWVCGPAVSGLLRCYSWINVIEADDRSVLKGSLSERVRAVSTAWKQLSGTHYDLKATLYYDARWQIFTLPVRATHSVTLSHKERSRRLLPTRPHADEFARVLLGWKDSCREVSLAPHRPDRLPPSPLPRATARRIAMVPAGASNMVRQQTLRRWPADRYAAIARTLLDRGDEVVLLGGPGDTWVREDFAALAGHPRLVDLIGRTSLPELISTCDTCALVLSHDTGPLHLAGLSTAPVLALFGPTDPGSFLPRRSGVRVLWGGEGFACRPCYDGRDFAPCESNGCMQSIATEAVLRVMDEMLSQAFINPGAER; this is translated from the coding sequence ATGAAGCGCGCACTCATCGTCAAGCTTGGCGCCATTGGCGACGTCATCATGACCGTCGCAGCGGTGGGTCAACTGCACGCACAGGGTTATGCGATCGATTGGGTGTGCGGGCCGGCAGTAAGCGGTCTTCTGCGCTGCTACTCCTGGATCAACGTGATTGAGGCGGATGACCGTTCGGTTCTGAAGGGTTCTCTCTCAGAGCGGGTACGTGCCGTGAGCACCGCCTGGAAACAACTCTCCGGTACGCACTACGACCTCAAGGCAACGCTGTACTACGACGCCCGCTGGCAGATTTTCACTCTCCCTGTCCGTGCGACGCATAGCGTCACGCTGAGCCACAAGGAACGTAGCCGGCGATTGCTGCCGACACGTCCACATGCGGACGAGTTTGCGCGCGTTCTGCTCGGTTGGAAGGACTCCTGCCGCGAAGTGAGCCTCGCGCCACATCGACCGGACCGGCTGCCACCCTCGCCACTCCCACGGGCTACCGCACGACGCATCGCGATGGTGCCGGCCGGTGCCAGCAACATGGTCCGTCAACAAACACTGCGGCGGTGGCCTGCTGATCGTTACGCCGCTATTGCGCGAACGCTACTGGATCGCGGCGATGAGGTTGTGCTGCTGGGCGGTCCTGGTGATACCTGGGTACGCGAGGATTTCGCAGCACTTGCCGGGCATCCGCGTCTGGTCGATCTGATCGGCAGGACCTCGCTGCCAGAGCTGATCAGCACCTGCGACACCTGTGCGCTTGTGCTCTCCCATGACACCGGCCCGCTCCACCTGGCGGGTCTCAGCACGGCACCGGTACTCGCCCTGTTCGGCCCCACTGATCCGGGCAGCTTTCTTCCCCGTCGCAGCGGTGTTCGCGTGTTGTGGGGAGGTGAGGGGTTTGCCTGTCGCCCCTGCTACGACGGCCGAGACTTTGCACCCTGTGAGAGCAACGGATGCATGCAATCGATTGCGACGGAGGCCGTCCTTCGGGTCATGGACGAAATGCTGTCACAAGCGTTCATCAATCCTGGTGCCGAGCGATGA
- a CDS encoding D-glycero-alpha-D-manno-heptose-1,7-bisphosphate 7-phosphatase, protein MNLRPALFLDRDGVINEEVDYLWTWDRCRFVDGIVSLLRTAHRQGYFVAVVTNQAGIGRGMYTEEDFHRLMERMAEELAKHDVHFDAVYFSPFHPIHGLGDYKRETDCRKPGPGMMLRAAEEHGLDLPRSILVGDRCTDILAGAAAGIGHLYLFGTTESDACEGVSYIPVNSFEAIEKQLLSSPFGAL, encoded by the coding sequence ATGAACCTCCGTCCTGCTCTCTTCCTCGACCGCGATGGCGTAATCAATGAAGAGGTTGACTACCTGTGGACCTGGGACCGCTGCCGGTTCGTGGATGGCATCGTTTCCCTGCTGAGAACTGCTCATCGCCAAGGGTACTTTGTCGCTGTTGTGACGAACCAGGCGGGCATCGGCCGTGGGATGTATACCGAAGAAGACTTTCACCGCCTGATGGAACGCATGGCCGAGGAACTCGCGAAGCACGACGTCCACTTCGACGCTGTGTATTTTTCCCCTTTCCATCCGATTCACGGTCTGGGCGACTACAAACGGGAGACGGACTGCCGAAAGCCCGGCCCGGGCATGATGCTGCGTGCAGCGGAAGAACATGGACTGGATCTGCCCCGCTCAATCCTGGTGGGTGATCGTTGTACCGATATACTGGCCGGCGCAGCTGCGGGCATCGGTCATCTCTATCTGTTTGGAACGACCGAAAGTGATGCGTGCGAAGGAGTTTCTTACATTCCCGTCAACAGCTTTGAAGCGATAGAGAAACAGCTGTTGAGCTCTCCTTTCGGAGCGCTTTAA
- a CDS encoding bactofilin family protein — protein MWKPNTPGSGPATPSTPEPIRPATPAAPVSSFEAPSTRTASPQAAAATGEQATIGKSLMIKGEVTGSESLYIDGRIEGTINLPGNRVTVGRNGQVAANISAREIVVLGKVRGNCQASDRIDIRSEGSLTGDVIAARISIEDGAFFKGGIDIRKPGDAKAGAAAATPAASEQPQLVAVESAS, from the coding sequence ATGTGGAAACCCAACACTCCCGGCTCCGGTCCCGCCACACCCTCCACTCCCGAACCCATCCGCCCGGCCACGCCGGCCGCACCGGTTTCGTCGTTTGAGGCACCCAGCACCCGCACCGCATCGCCCCAGGCAGCCGCCGCAACCGGCGAACAGGCCACCATCGGCAAGAGCCTGATGATCAAGGGCGAAGTCACCGGATCTGAGTCGCTGTACATCGACGGCCGCATCGAAGGCACCATCAATCTGCCCGGAAACCGCGTCACCGTTGGCCGCAACGGCCAGGTTGCTGCAAACATCTCCGCGCGCGAGATCGTTGTTCTGGGCAAGGTCCGTGGCAACTGCCAGGCCAGCGACCGTATCGACATTCGTAGCGAAGGTTCGCTGACCGGCGACGTGATCGCCGCACGTATCTCCATTGAAGATGGCGCCTTCTTCAAGGGCGGTATCGACATTCGCAAGCCCGGCGACGCCAAGGCCGGTGCCGCTGCAGCCACTCCGGCAGCATCCGAGCAGCCGCAACTGGTTGCCGTCGAGTCTGCTTCGTAA
- a CDS encoding FmdE family protein produces the protein MTTERISPLDLDALLQDAAVAHGHLCAGQVLGVRMAMHACHLLGVEEPRGKDRKRLVTFVEIDRCATDAIGVVTGCRLGKRALKFVDWGKMAATFIDLQRDAGEDVYGGVRIAARESSRDLARERFPEMTDKNQQQMRAYRELSDDDLFTVEQVEVTLPPNEFPGFKSGRVACAVCGEGINYEREVVVDGRVLCHGCAAPESRYYRVVS, from the coding sequence ATGACAACTGAAAGAATCTCGCCGCTGGATCTGGATGCGCTCCTGCAGGATGCAGCCGTAGCGCACGGGCATTTATGCGCAGGACAGGTGCTCGGCGTGCGGATGGCAATGCATGCGTGCCATCTGTTGGGTGTGGAGGAGCCGCGCGGCAAGGATCGCAAGCGACTGGTGACCTTCGTCGAAATTGACCGCTGCGCAACCGACGCCATTGGCGTCGTGACAGGTTGCAGGCTTGGGAAACGCGCGCTGAAATTCGTGGACTGGGGCAAGATGGCCGCGACCTTTATCGATCTGCAGCGGGACGCCGGCGAGGATGTCTATGGTGGTGTGCGCATTGCCGCGCGTGAAAGTTCACGCGACCTGGCACGCGAGCGCTTCCCTGAGATGACGGACAAAAATCAGCAACAGATGCGTGCCTATCGCGAACTAAGCGACGACGATCTGTTCACCGTTGAGCAGGTGGAAGTGACCCTGCCGCCGAATGAGTTTCCGGGGTTCAAGAGTGGTCGAGTAGCCTGCGCGGTGTGCGGCGAGGGGATCAACTACGAGCGTGAGGTCGTCGTCGATGGGCGAGTGCTGTGCCACGGCTGCGCGGCGCCGGAGAGCCGCTACTACCGCGTTGTTTCTTAG